From Zingiber officinale cultivar Zhangliang chromosome 5B, Zo_v1.1, whole genome shotgun sequence, the proteins below share one genomic window:
- the LOC121987089 gene encoding protein FAR-RED IMPAIRED RESPONSE 1-like, with amino-acid sequence MEQELFIEGDVQVLGDSSSSNTLDTPQVGMYFSSEEEVCAFYKSYAQGLGFGISKLGSKKGDDGQIKYFSFGCSKNGKTVPKVKNSFYPRACSKTDCKAKINITVQNDELCVITSIQLEHNHALSPRKSRHFRCNKVLDSQTKRKLELNDQAGITLSKSFQSFVVEAGGYENLSFDERKCRNYVAEVRRLRLGNGDAEA; translated from the coding sequence ATGGAGCAAGAACTATTCATTGAGGGTGATGTGCAAGTGTTGGGTGATTCGTCAAGCTCAAATACACTTGATACTCCACAAGTTGGGATGTATTTTTCATCTGAAGAAGAAGTCTGTGCTTTTTACAAATCATATGCCCAAGGTCTTGGTTTTGGTATTTCAAAGTTGGGTTCCAAAAAAGGAGATGATGGCCAGATAAAGTATTTTTCATTCGGATGCTCTAAAAATGGTAAGACCGTTCCTAAAGTGAAAAATTCCTTTTATCCTAGAGCTTGTAGCAAAACGGATTGCAAAGCAAAGATTAATATTACAGTTCAAAATGATGAATTATGTGTCATTACTAGTATTCAACtagaacataatcatgcattaagtccaAGGAAGTCAAGACATTTCAGATGCAATAAAGTGTTAGATTCCCAAACTAAGAGGAAATTAGAGTTGAATGATCAAGCAGGAATAACTTTGAGTAAAAGTTTTCAATCATTTGTTGTTGAAGCTGGTGGTTATGAAAATTTATCatttgatgagagaaagtgtagAAATTATGTGGCTGAAGTACGAAGATTAAGGCTTGGGAATGGTGATGCAGAAGCCTAG